ACAAACTCGTCCCCACCATAGCGGGCCACCATGTCGCTCTCACGCAGGCCCCGCTGAATGCGCCGGGATACCTCCTGCAGCACCCGATCGCCGATCAGGTGACCGAAGGTATCGTTGATGGGCTTGAACCCGTCAAGATCGAGCAGGCAGACTGCCACCTCCCGCCCACTTCGCCTGGCCTGGGCCAGGGCAAGCGTCAAGCGTTCCTCAAGCAGCACGCGATTCGGCAGTCCCGTCAGAACATCGTGATGCGCCATAACCTGCAATTGTGCCTGCGAGGCGTGCAGCGCCCGGTTCACCCGACGCGCATGCCCGTACATCAAAAGCAAGGTCAGGAGGAACAGGGCAAACAGACCCATGATCGCCTCGAACGAATGGTGATCGATGTAGCGATGCCACGCCTGCCACTCGCCCTGTACCGCGGCGGCGGCTGGGTGCCTGACGGCGGGCGACACGACACGCGCCGACGTTATCCCGGACATACCCTCAAACCCCGCTGGCGACAACGGTGGCGACCAACCGGCGTAATTATTCTGCCGGGCGGCCGGGTCATCCGGCTGCATGACCAGCAAAGCGGCCGCCACCTGATTGATCAGCTTCATGGAAACATGCGACGCCGCAGTCAGGATCCACTCCGGGTAAAGTTGAGTCGACAGGCGAAACGGAAACTCCGGCCGGATCATCTCGTTGAGCACGCGTATCCGCGATAGATCCAATCGTCCGGCGCGCACCATGGATTCGAGTACGCCGGTTCGGACAAACCCTGCATCGGCGTGTCCTTCCAGCACAGCAAGTACGCTCCGATCTTGCGGATTGCCCAATGCCATGAGCCGACTGTCCCGGACCACATCCACGCCATGACGGCTGAGGAGTCCCTGCTGGATCTGGAATCCATCGAACGAATCCCGAACGGAAAATGCGATGGTTTTGCCGCGCAGATCTTCAAGATGCTGTATATCCTGGCGTTGGCGCTGCGTGAACACGACACCG
The Halothiobacillus diazotrophicus DNA segment above includes these coding regions:
- a CDS encoding diguanylate cyclase domain-containing protein, with product MTDTPRKLLHSILLAGANRMSPVCWLIVVVMWGILGGGAAAHAQERMAEQTVYVGVLSDFDRSAIHQQWLPTMRYLSTHVPGHRFVLLPVGVSDLQRALEARTLDFLLVHPAYTNRLKAAYGLSNVSTLINQGQSVPLNKFGGVVFTQRQRQDIQHLEDLRGKTIAFSVRDSFDGFQIQQGLLSRHGVDVVRDSRLMALGNPQDRSVLAVLEGHADAGFVRTGVLESMVRAGRLDLSRIRVLNEMIRPEFPFRLSTQLYPEWILTAASHVSMKLINQVAAALLVMQPDDPAARQNNYAGWSPPLSPAGFEGMSGITSARVVSPAVRHPAAAAVQGEWQAWHRYIDHHSFEAIMGLFALFLLTLLLMYGHARRVNRALHASQAQLQVMAHHDVLTGLPNRVLLEERLTLALAQARRSGREVAVCLLDLDGFKPINDTFGHLIGDRVLQEVSRRIQRGLRESDMVARYGGDEFVLVMDDFEDQRQLREVLERILRVLARPLACHPAARVRASIGVSIYPEDARDAVALLKNADEAMYVAKRAGGNRFVIHHPAPEVVPAPGPMLVRKA